From the Plasmodium brasilianum strain Bolivian I chromosome 7, whole genome shotgun sequence genome, the window AGACTCTACTTGTaatatatacagatataataatatagacAACAATAATATGGAcatgtttaaaaattatgaaggtgtacataattttaatattacgaATAAAACACGAttaattaatgaatattatgaaaataatattactcCGTATGAAACAAATATACAGAATGTCAACAACAATGTCGATAAGGAAACAGCCTTAagaaaaatagagaaaattAATTTGCCTAAAATGTCTCAGATATCGCAAATACCGCAAATACCGCAAATACCGCAAATACAGCAAATACCGCAAATACAGCAAATACAGCAAATACCGCAAATACAGCAAATACCGCAAATACAACAAATACCGCAAATACAGCAAATACAGCAAATACCACAAATACAGCAAATACAGCAAATACCACAAATATCATCCAATATGAACTTAAACGTAAATTTCAatttattaaacaaaatggaaaaaaacgATGTGGACTTGCAAGAGggcaaatatttttttaacaaaataaacagaAAAGACATTGCTGATAATTCCCTTTTTGATTCCAACACAACCACATATGAACATTCGAAAAATAACTcgaattattataatgacaatattattaatttaaatagaaCCAAGGAGAATTTAGATCTTTACGATGATGTGGGTATGTGTTTCAGCTACAAAAGTGGAATTTCCGCCGAGAAAAGTGTTAACGATATGAACGGGGAAGGAAATATGAAAGATGCAGGACATATGGACTATGCTGGAAATATGAACTGTTCAGGAAATATGAACGAGATGAACAACGGGTACAACTTGGAAAACCTCATATACAACATGAACAACTTGAGTTTGGTAAACTCAGACGAGAACGAAATGGagatgaaaaacaaaatgatgaTGTACTCAATGATGAAAGCACGTGGTAAAGGGAAAATACTAGAAGACGGGAAAGGGAATGTGCAAAATGTggaaaatatggaaaatttgGGGAATGCGACTGATGAAGACATGAGACGAgacgaagaaaaaaattctaaCACTAAAGAAACCTATTTAGAGTATACCAGTGGAGGAGATtgtgaatataataaaatgttttttagtAATAAGTTTTTATTAAGTAATTCGAATGAGCACAATGAATATTATGAGCCTTCTAATGGCCAGTATAACAAGATTAATGGCCATTATAACGAACAGATTAATGGCCAGTATAACGAACAGATTAATGACCAGTATAACGAACAGATTAATGGCCAGCTTAATGGCCAGTATAATGACCAGCTTAATGATCGATTTAATGAACCATTCGAAATGGTAAAAAACGCAAATAAGATTATGAACATCAATGTAATAAGCAATTATTTTACCAATAGTCATTCTTCTTTGGGGTCTAACACGATGCCCAGCAACATGCCCAGTAATATGTACAATAGCGTGCACAGTAATATGCACAGTAACATGTACAGCAGTACAAGCAGCGTGAGCAATATGAGCAACATGATTGACTCTACCAGAACATCTAACATTAATGGTTTGAAAACGACTTTAAATAACTGTACGAACAGTAAAGGAAGCATTTACAATGGCATAAATGATAACATTCACAACGTTAATAAGGTTAGTAGCAGTACAAGCAGCAATGGAAACAAACTAAATATAGAAAGTAGTAACAACGAAATGAACACGTTTAAAAGTGTAGAGAGAAATGGTAGTAACAACAATGAAAGTACTAACAATGGAAGTGTTAGCAATGGTAACGCTAGCAGTGGAAGTGCTAGCTGTGgaattaataatagtattacCTCTGATTGTGTAACTAGCCAAAATTACAGGGTAAGAGAAACTGCATCCATAAAAGGAAAGAACAATCAGAAGGAAAACGATCAAGAAGAAAATGCGAATAGTAACTGTATTTTGAAAAACTTAAGCAATAACACTAATaggaatataattataaataacaaaataagcaaaatgggaaaaatgaACAGTATCAACAAAAGTGCAGCTAATGACTGTGAAAATAGTCTAACGAACGAAAAAGACGGTGAAGATGAtttattattagatataAAGGCGCAGTGCAGCAGCATTAACAGTGGAAGTGCTAGTGTAGTAGTAAATAGTAACAACAACGGTGTTATGAACAGTAGCGTGAACAGTCCGAAcgatataattaataatattgataACATTGGTAATGGCAGCATATCATATAAGAAAAAGGTGTACATGTTAAACCCCAGTAACGCGCAATTTTTGAATAACAGTGATATAAATAGAAGAAATGACAATGTAAAAAGTAGAATAAATAGTGTTAATGAAGATGGTAAAAACATTGACGATATAAACCAAATTTTAGTAGGTAATAATCATAACAGTGTtggtaattataaattagaTGCCCTTAttctaaataataaaaatgaagagagAATGAATAGTCAGGTAGAATACAATTCAGGGAGCATCAACCATTTGACACACTTAAATAGAAGTATTGTTCATCATAACTCTAATAATTATAAGGACAATAGAACTTTAATAGACATGTGCACAATGGGgtgtaataatagtaacatgAATAATACTCCTATGGAAACTGGTAtggaaataaagaataacGTTATGAGCACCAATGTCGTAAACAACTGTATCACTAATAGACCCTTTAGCAGTGATTACGTTAATAAACACAAGTCGAGCATTGTTAAGAGTAGTAATGCCAATGTGCCTTTGAGCAGTAATACTAGCAGTAATGCTAGCGGTAATAGCAGTAACAGCGTCAGTAGTGAAGAGAAAAATTGCATCCTCAACGATTATAGGAAAGTTGATTTGACTCAATTAACGAAAAGCGGctattcaaataatttctGTGATATAAAGAACAATAGTTCCACTGCAAAGAACAACATAGATTTATACGAACTGCCTTACAACAGCGATGAAGGCTTTTCCAACTATATGTGCAACGATGGTAATGATAGCAGTAACAGCACCAGGAATCAGAACGGTAGTAACaacagtagtaataatagcagtaacaagaacagtagtaataatagtagtaatagcagtaataatagtagtaataatagtagtaataatagtagtaatagcagtaataataatggtaaaGATGAGATTCCCTGCAAGAGAAATAGTTCGTCCAACATGAACGTTGAAGATGGAGCAACCTGTTTTAGCAATCagaatggaaaaaagaattttaaaaattacaaccCCCTAACTTACAGCTTCAGTGGCCTATGTGAATGTTTGGGGAAGAACGAGGATGTAAAAAACGACGAATAAGTCGGATAACACACGTGTAAATGCCCAAATGCATgcacgtacatatgtatacatatttgtggaagcatgtatttttataggtatatgtatacgcatgtatgtatatgtacacgtatgtatgtatgtatgtatgtatgtatgtatgtatgtatgtatgtatgtatgtatgtatgtatgtatgtatgtatgtatgtatgtatgtacgtatgtatatgtacacgtatGTGCGTATGGAAGAAACGCAGGAGACAAAGTAGCGCAGTTACGCAAAGAAACCCCGAGTCGCATAGCATAAGgatatacatgtattatttttcattttgtataataaattgttaaaaaaaaagaaataataaaaaaaaatatatatatatatatatatatatttaagcactttaaatgttttcatataatttgtaGTACGATCTTCACTACAtcaattgtaaaaaaaaaaaaaaaattcatgatttttgaataaatacgaatttcgtatttttctcttattaTTCACTTATTATTCTCTTATTATTCACTTATTATTCTCTTATTATTCACTTATTATTCTCTTATTATTCTCTTATTATTctcttatttttctcttattaTTCTCTTATTATTCACATATTATTCTCTTATTATTctctaatttttattttatattttttttctccatattttttgcatacaattaaataatgcaaagaaatgtttttcttacattttttgaatttactCTTCATTTGAGAATTTTGTTGTGTCCAacttaagtaaaaataaagcataCATATTAGGAGGCATACAAGTGTACCCTACGAACATGCATGCGAGTATGCATAGGAACTAACATATAcgataatacatataatactgtgtacacacatatacaggCATTCTACATTTCACATTTTTCGAGCTACCTCCTgacatttcatttttttccccttttttacgtaaaagtatatgcttcatttttaagaatacatcatatatatatatatatatatatatattttttttttttttttatatccgTCCAcctatttttctaaaaaaaaaaaaagcagtaatatatgtagtattattttttaaagttacattttgttcgtttgtttatttttctgtagattaactttattttttttttcaaataaaagaaaaaaaaaaaaagaaataataaatatgtgaaaaaagagaaaaaaaatagactGCTGTATATTCAGATAATAAGAACTATTTTCACTAGATTTATACAGCATTACGTTTACgctcttatatatatatgtatgcatatatgtatacctaTGAATATGTGTTTCTGGCTGTGTTTCTGTTTTCACTGAAAGTCGCTTTAAAAGAATTAGGCTGAACACATAAATGCAATTGTTCGCAAATGTGTACACgtgcaaaaagaaaaatatagaaaaaaatgtgcaCATCGTTCTGACAtcattataacatatttccaaattttatgtataaatatgagtCGATGAAAaattctttcttttaaatttacaatGGATGGTGAAAGTGCTAAAAAGGCAAAacagaaataaattttaaacagGATGACCTGACCTCTAGGTGAATGCACATGTActcatgtacacatatacaatGTATGTacaatacatacatataaaaagggcggagggaaaaaaaagaaaaagatataggaaaataaaaaggaaaagaaatttGCTTTATATCTTTTACTCTTTCTTACGTTACCATTCctcaaaattaataaaaggaaaaacgtAAAAAGAAAGCAATCTTACGAGAATGAACTCCAAAAATGCTAAGCACAAAAAAATGACAAGTACGACGTATGAGAGAAggcataaataaaaagaaaaaataaagcagctgaaaatgaataaaattgtcgtaaattaataaaatgaactaAAAAGGAACcacattaaaataaactacattaaaatgaattaaaataaaataaaataatatgacaataaattataaaataaaccgaaatatgataaaataagttGAACTGAAATGaactaaaataaattatggtAAAACATGACAAACTGGCAATTGATAAAGGATATGTTTTTccatatacacaaataaaaaaaaaaatttattttatttttcgcgCTTGTCCTTTTGTTTTCACCCCTCTCCCCCCGCGCAAGTTTTTTCGAAGCAGCTGAATGTTGGCTGCTGGacatcataaaaaaaaataaacaaatgaccaagtagcaaaataaataaacaaatgacCAAGcagcaaaataaataaacaaatgaccaagtagcaaaataaataaacaaatgaccaagtagcaaaataaataaacaaatgaccaagtagcaaaataaataaacaaatgacCAAGcagcaaaataaataaatgacaAAGAAACGAAATTACGGAGTAGCTATTTTTTAGGACGTACACGATATTCAAGCTTCGCGTTCATTCTGTCTCATTAGACTTTCATTATACTTTTCTTTCAACTTTAAATGTCCCTATGCTGACAAGGTAAAATGCTAAATGCTAAAAAAATCGCAGTTCTGCTCCGCCAcagaatatacaaaaataatcaCCTGTACGTTCATGCAAATGTAAATGCTAATGTTAAATTTAACAATATTTGCAATTGGAATAAAGTAAACAAGACATATATTAACACGTTGAAGAATTTCTTGGATGTACTAGAATTTGAGGAGGGGGGAGAAAATGAAACTGAATATAAACGCATTGATGAATTAAGCAAATATATAGAGgttgttaaaattaataatcaGCCAATTAATAAGAGCAAATATTATGGCTTGGATTTCGAAAATGAAGGtaacttttttaatgaaaaaggagATATAAAATTGTGTCCTGAACAAGTCAGGCAAAAtggtaatgaaaaaaaaaaaaaagttttattaaGGAATACATTCATGTACCTCCTTttgtattaacaaaattatgtgaatatgcatttaaagaaatattattttttttaaataagaaacATTTAAAGCAGttgcaaaatatattaaatgataacaaatcaagtaaaaatgataaatatgtAGCGATAacgttaattaaaaatgctGTCATAAGTTCTGAGCAATATCTACCAGGATGTCAAGACACAGGTACAGCAATTATTTTGGcaaaaaaagatgaagaaaTAGTGACaacatatgaacataaatATCTCACATTAGGGGTCTACAATGCCTATAAAAATAACCACTTTCGGTATAGTCAGCTTTCCCCTGTGGACATGTTCAACGAGGTCAATACGAAGAACAATCTGCCCTGTcaaatagaaatatacaGTAATGTGAGGGAGGAAAGCAAAGATAAGCAGCAAGATAAGCAGCACGATGAGCAGCAAGATAAGCAGCATGATGAGCAGCGAGAGGGACAGCACAACGAGATGGGCGAAATTAAAAAGCCGCTCAAGGGTAAGGCCCAGAGCGGTGGACCAAAatttgaattaatttttattgcGAAAGGAGGGGGAAGCGCAAACAAAACTTTCCTTTTTCAACAGACAAAAAGTATATTGCATGAAGAAAAACTGTACGATTTTTTGTTAGATAAGATAAAAGAAATAGGTACATCGGCTTGTCCTCCATATCATTTAGCAATAGTTATTGGTGGTTTGTCAGCAGAAATGAATTTAAAAGTAGTCAAGTTAGCAACGTGTCGTTATTTagataatttgaaaaaagaaggagGTGTATATGGGAAAGGATTTAGAGATATAAAAAGTGAAAAGATTATTTTAGATAAGGCTCAAGGTTTAGGTATAGGGGCTCAGTTTGGTGGTAAGTATTTTGTACATGATGTCAGAGTAATTAGACTACCTAGGCATTCTGCTTCATGTCCTATAGGTATTGGTGTTTCATGCTCAGCAGATAGacaaattaaatgtattataaataaaaatggagtATTTATGGAAGCATTAGAACATGAAcctataaaatttttaccgGAAATAACTTTCAaagatttaaataaaaatgaaggaataaaaatagattTAAATCAAAACAtgaatgaaatattatataccaTTTCTAAGTATCCTGTGTCAACCTTATTATTGTTAACAGGTAAATTAGTAGTAGCAAGAGATACAGTTCACAAACTAATAGTAGATAGATTtcttaatgaaaatataccCATACCAGattactttaaaaattatcCTATTTATTATGCTGGTCCTGCCAAAACACCTGACAGTTATGCTAGTGGTTCATTTGGACCAACAACAGCAGGTCGGATGGATGCTTATGCTGAAGttcttatgaaaaataaagcatCTCTAATATCATTGGCAAAAGGTAATAGATCTGCTGTAGTTAGAAATgcatgtaaaaaatataatggatTTTATTTAGGTAGTATTGGAGGTCCAGGTGCAATAATagctaaaaataatattaaaaaagtagaGATCATAGATTTTCCACATCTTGGTATGGAGGCAGTGCACTTAATAGATGTCGTTGATTTCCCTGCATTTATTGTTATAGACAACAAGGGAAACGACTTTTATAATAAGTGGCTACCTTCATAGTGAAGTATCATGTGTATATAGAAAAGTCTTATACCCCATACAGCTTGTACCCTCTACGGGGGAGTGCACATAGATGTGGCCCACTAATAATTGCACTCGGGAAGAAGGGGGAAGTTTTCCTGCGAATTGTCATGCGTGTGTGaatgtgtatatgcataccgtcttatatgtatgttcatatttacatttttttttttttttttttttttttttccttttttaattttaaataaccTATTATCTACAAGCGATAAAACACAAAGTCGTTTCGGAAATATTTTTCcctattttccattttttattggtgtatcttttttgttttccaaGTGTAAGTCATTGAAAAGGAAACGTAAAGGCACGGGAAGAAAGAGTATTCGCGTTCATGTTTATTTACGTGCAAGAataggtacatatataaataagtaaataaatgcttacataaataaatgctTACATAAGTAAATGTGTACGTAAAtacttacacatatatgtatatatatttacgtaattgtacatttacatgtatatgcgtGCACCCGTATGTATGCGCAGCTGTTTGTCTCTCATTTTGTGTCCCTTTCCCCTTTTGATGTTTCTGCGCCTTTTCGTCCGCTCAGGATTAGCGATGCGTATTTTGCtaaatacttttatttttatttttacttctaTGATTTTTACTTCTACTTTGATTTTTACTTCTACTTTGATTTTTACTTCTACTTTGATTTTTACTTCTACTTTGATTTTTACTTCTACTTTGATTTTTACTTCTACTTTGATTTTTACTTCTACTTTGATTTTTACTTCTACTTTGATTTTTACTTCTACTTTGATTTTTACTTCTACTTTGATTTTTACTTCTACTTTGATTTTTACTTCTACTTTGATTTTTACTTCTACTTTGATTTTTACTTCTACTTTGATTTTTACTTCTACTTTGATTTTTACTTCTACTTTGATTTTTACttctaatttaatttttacttctAATTTAATTTGTATTGCTATTTCTGTTtgtatttctatttttatttctgtttgtatgtgtattttcatttgcatgggtatttttatttgtatggctattttttttatttaattttttttttttttttttgagccATTTTTATCCTCTTtttatgccttttttttgaacAGTTCAGAAGAAAGCGAACTTTTGTCATTTGTTCGTGCGCAATTTTTGACTAATTTTTTtgagatttttttttttcttctcctcCAAATCAATCGTTGCAGAATGTCCTTTTTTGGAGTTTCTCTTTTCATCATGTGTATAACTATTTGCATCGTCTTTTATTTTGGAAATATCCCGacttataatgttttttgcAATGACGTTGGGCatgtttttgttttcatttcttttttttattacattatttttgttttctaaTTTAGGAGAATAAGGAATAGTTATGGACATATTTCTAGtgatactttttttttgttgaggtagtttatttctttttccttctgAGTTTTGAAttatgctattttttttgtgagtataatttttttttgtggtGCTATAATTCATTGTTTTCTTTTCACTgtctattttatatttatttattttttttaataggaTTCCAGTATATAGATCTCTATTGTTAGTATTTTCTAATTGcaattttacctttttaacATGTTCACTaacaattttgtaaaaatcaTAATACAATATTCTTTGCtgtaaaattttgtttatattttctttatcatcGCTCAAATGAAGctggatattttttttgttctttgaATTGAAATGATAACAATTGTCTTCATTGCACTGACTTCTCAGTGGAATGGATAAGTTCTGTGAGTAATCACTCTGATTCTTATcgaaatacatatatgtgtccTTCTCCCCAGtagatatattttcttctcttGTACTATTCAAATttctatttgttttataactCATATGTGTTgatttgttttcattttcactTAATTTTTGCCAGAAGATGCATATAGTTCTTCTATCATAACTTTGGGTTGTTGTATGGACAAActtcaatatatttaatagcATCAAGCGTAGGGGAACCAAAAATTTATCACAGGTAGTTGAGTTATGGAATGATAATTCGTTTCTAGAAATATACtttcttatatattcatatttatcaCTGTGTTGTTCCCATTCTTCACTGTCATTTGGAAGGAATCCTTTAGGTGAGTCCTCATCAGTCCTATCTACAATGAATCTATTCACACTAGCCTTGTTCTCATCACCCCCCTTTTTATCATCATAATTCTCTTCAACTACGCTCTTTTCAACCCTATTCTTATCACCCCAGTTCTCTTCATACCTGTTCCCTCTATCTCCTGTGTCCTTATCCCCTATCACATCCTGCttgaacataatttttaaattgtcCAAAAGACGCAAAACCATTTGAATGATTATAGAAATGTCTTGGTAGAGCATAAAGCGGAAACTGTTCCTCTGTATTTTATGTATTGAgctcattatattttttgtttcttcttgtaataaataattacatattagAAAAACGTTAGGATAGATATTCTGACCATCTACATAAAAACTCAAATTATTTAGGTAGTCCACTTGGGTATATTCATTATGtagattataattatatatatcacttttcatgtatatactttcctcttttttatcattaaatataatcaattttattttttctttttgatgaatattttcctttccatctcttctttttatagAATTTGTGTAAAATGTATCTAGAAAGTCAAAcaagtttttatttatatacaagaAATAGTATGTAAGGAATGACGTATTAATGTTAAATTTCATATTATCAGGATAAACATAGAAAcatttttcatcattaaaTACATTCGTTTGCTCTGCTCCTCTTTGTAAGATGTCATTTAGGTATTCACTATgctttttgtatatttcttCTTCTCCTGAGTCTACTTTCTTTTTGTATACTTTTCCCTTTCCATATGAGATGAAGCGTTCCGACTCGTGTATTATCTACAATAAGAATGTAGCTGCACTTGTTTTTTCCATGCATTTTGAATGGCTAACAAACATATTAGAGAGTGAAAACAGATAAAGCATATGACAGATATGCACATGGGtgatacacatacacacatgtatgtatgtacacacatacgtatgtacatacgcACGCCCACTACTCTACAATGAATAGGTGTACCTTTTTCAGCCACTTATTCAGAGCTAGAAGTATGAACAAGTACATGTTGTCCTGAAAAGTTGACTCAGTTAATTCAAAATCTTCAATAattgtacataaaaattgaGGCACGTTATTTACTATATTTCTCGCTTTAATtaaatacttatttataattaatatttctttcaaCGTTTGAGATTccttgaaaaaataattatcatttactattcttaacatatttttataatcatCTTTGAATATATCGTTTCTTTCTTTTGCTTTGTCATTATTAACTTTGGCTGATgctttcaatttttcaagaaatttttttctttgttcgTTTGCATTCTGTTAAAAGCGTAAAATGGAGGGGGGGGGGAGAGGTTTTATATGGTAGCaacacacatatatgcataaaatagaaaaacgTATTTGCGCccacataataatatgaacacaCTAGCACaaacaaaaatgtattaacatatatatttgcgtGTATGTGCGTTTGGGCGTATGTGCGTTTGGGCGTATGTGCGTATGTGCGTTTGGgcgtatatgcatatgtttgcgtgtatgcatatgtttgCGTGCATGAAGGTATAGCTACACGTTCTTTTGTACTAGGTAGTTATCGTTTTTAGATATGGTGGAATGCTTTTTAAAGAACAGATTTCGGTAGTGCCTGAGCCTATATAAGGCTAACGCATTGTAGGGTAAGTGAATTTTCAAGTTCGGGTCAATTTCAAAGATGTCCTGAAAAATCCAATGTGAAAAAGGGTAATTCAGAAGAGGATATATTATATGGGTTCAACATAATGTAATAAGGGAGAAATGTAAGTACGCGTGTacgtatgtgtacatgtgtgtgggtgtatgtaaacatataaacatttaaacGTATGTGTACTTcaccatatatatgtatgtatgtatgtatgtatatatgtatgtatatatgtatgtatgtatgtatgtatatatatatatgtatgtatatatgtatatatatatatatgtatatatgtatgtatgtatgtatgtatatatatatatgtatatatatatatatgtatgtatgtatgtatatatgtatgtatgtatgtatatatatatatgtatgtatatatgtatatatatatatatgtatatatgtatgtatgtatgtatgtattatatatattgtatgtatatatgtatatatgtaatatatatgtatatgtagtatgtatgtatgtatatatgtatatgtatgtatgtatgtatgtatatatgtatgtatgtatgtatatatatatatgtatgtatatatgtatatatatatatatgtatatatgtatgtatgtatgtatatatatatgtatgtaatatatgtatatatatatatatgtatatatatgtatatatgtatgtatatgttatatgtatatatatatagtatgtatgtatatatgtatgtatgtatgtatatatatatatgtatgtatatatgtatatatatatatgtatatatgtatgtatgtatatatatatatatgtatgtatgtatgtatgtatatatgtatgtatgtatgtatatatatatatgtatgtatatatgtatatatatatatatgtatatatgtatgtatgtatgtatatatatatatgtatgtatatatgtatatatatatatatgtatatatatgtatatatgtatgtatgtatgtacatttatgcaGGTGCCATGTCCCCTGTGGAACTTCCCCCTACCCGTTGTTCATCCTTCTCCCCTTTAAATTTTAGGTTCGTTTTTGTGAGTTTTGTGgctctttttaaattttcctttatctctgatatatttttatccttacaaaaatgaaagaataaattttgaCGATGAATTTGTATTTTGACGTAATTTTTGTATGATAAGTAgtgaaatataattttgcCATTTTGAAgctttttttatgtgtttaGGGATTCATATGAACTTAATTTATTTCGGTAGAGGAGGggtgggaaaaaaaaaaaataaataaaataaaataagtaaaataaagtaaaataaaataaaataagtataataatgtaaa encodes:
- a CDS encoding fumarate hydratase codes for the protein MLNAKKIAVLLRHRIYKNNHLYVHANVNANVKFNNICNWNKVNKTYINTLKNFLDVLEFEEGGENETEYKRIDELSKYIEVVKINNQPINKSKYYGLDFENEGNFFNEKGDIKLCPEQVRQNEILFFLNKKHLKQLQNILNDNKSSKNDKYVAITLIKNAVISSEQYLPGCQDTGTAIILAKKDEEIVTTYEHKYLTLGVYNAYKNNHFRYSQLSPVDMFNEVNTKNNLPCQIEIYSNVREESKDKQQDKQHDEQQDKQHDEQREGQHNEMGEIKKPLKGKAQSGGPKFELIFIAKGGGSANKTFLFQQTKSILHEEKLYDFLLDKIKEIGTSACPPYHLAIVIGGLSAEMNLKVVKLATCRYLDNLKKEGGVYGKGFRDIKSEKIILDKAQGLGIGAQFGGKYFVHDVRVIRLPRHSASCPIGIGVSCSADRQIKCIINKNGVFMEALEHEPIKFLPEITFKDLNKNEGIKIDLNQNMNEILYTISKYPVSTLLLLTGKLVVARDTVHKLIVDRFLNENIPIPDYFKNYPIYYAGPAKTPDSYASGSFGPTTAGRMDAYAEVLMKNKASLISLAKGNRSAVVRNACKKYNGFYLGSIGGPGAIIAKNNIKKVEIIDFPHLGMEAVHLIDVVDFPAFIVIDNKGNDFYNKWLPS
- a CDS encoding zinc finger protein; amino-acid sequence: MIIILVKHEICSRIPTIYKHIREWVLYKTQLCSFYAKGICARGNKCSWAHGELDVRPMPKFYKTRMCYTFLSGSYCEASKCTFAHTEEELRGSGKALRLCTKYFLDGFCSKADKCPMAHSINQLDPSVKFSSSELMNRVYDREENMPYKNKMDITNDENGNNNSASNSNHSGNNCGSNMYTVTNGVENDEEDKKENYYIMLNHRNDNEKEMKISKKSTCNFYKNNEKKSYKEYVPEYEGENDYLEELKQDTGDCLYHDEHLINRECMINNGVKTNSRMNNELIKINDNLPSQGHNYNEDDILGEDREDSTCNIYRYNNIDNNNMDMFKNYEGVHNFNITNKTRLINEYYENNITPYETNIQNVNNNVDKETALRKIEKINLPKMSQISQIPQIPQIPQIQQIPQIQQIQQIPQIQQIPQIQQIPQIQQIQQIPQIQQIQQIPQISSNMNLNVNFNLLNKMEKNDVDLQEGKYFFNKINRKDIADNSLFDSNTTTYEHSKNNSNYYNDNIINLNRTKENLDLYDDVGMCFSYKSGISAEKSVNDMNGEGNMKDAGHMDYAGNMNCSGNMNEMNNGYNLENLIYNMNNLSLVNSDENEMEMKNKMMMYSMMKARGKGKILEDGKGNVQNVENMENLGNATDEDMRRDEEKNSNTKETYLEYTSGGDCEYNKMFFSNKFLLSNSNEHNEYYEPSNGQYNKINGHYNEQINGQYNEQINDQYNEQINGQLNGQYNDQLNDRFNEPFEMVKNANKIMNINVISNYFTNSHSSLGSNTMPSNMPSNMYNSVHSNMHSNMYSSTSSVSNMSNMIDSTRTSNINGLKTTLNNCTNSKGSIYNGINDNIHNVNKVSSSTSSNGNKLNIESSNNEMNTFKSVERNGSNNNESTNNGSVSNGNASSGSASCGINNSITSDCVTSQNYRVRETASIKGKNNQKENDQEENANSNCILKNLSNNTNRNIIINNKISKMGKMNSINKSAANDCENSLTNEKDGEDDLLLDIKAQCSSINSGSASVVVNSNNNGVMNSSVNSPNDIINNIDNIGNGSISYKKKVYMLNPSNAQFLNNSDINRRNDNVKSRINSVNEDGKNIDDINQILVGNNHNSVGNYKLDALILNNKNEERMNSQVEYNSGSINHLTHLNRSIVHHNSNNYKDNRTLIDMCTMGCNNSNMNNTPMETGMEIKNNVMSTNVVNNCITNRPFSSDYVNKHKSSIVKSSNANVPLSSNTSSNASGNSSNSVSSEEKNCILNDYRKVDLTQLTKSGYSNNFCDIKNNSSTAKNNIDLYELPYNSDEGFSNYMCNDGNDSSNSTRNQNGSNNSSNNSSNKNSSNNSSNSSNNSSNNSSNNSSNSSNNNGKDEIPCKRNSSSNMNVEDGATCFSNQNGKKNFKNYNPLTYSFSGLCECLGKNEDVKNDE